One part of the Vicia villosa cultivar HV-30 ecotype Madison, WI linkage group LG6, Vvil1.0, whole genome shotgun sequence genome encodes these proteins:
- the LOC131608936 gene encoding putative disease resistance protein At1g50180 — translation MIMVESVVSFTIERLADLLIEEASLLHGVSGQIKKLQTELKRMQCFLRDAERKQNEGGETIKNWISEIRKLAYDAEDVIETYAINVSVSSLMISFYKIKHAHKVGKRIISINSQVADLTRSLQTYGLTATTRDNEESHFAFETQKQLRWSYSHVVEEFIVGLDGDIKQVVQWLLNQDQHCQMVYICGMGGLGKTTLAKNVYHYSSIRRHFEGFAWAYISQKCNRREVWEGILLQLTTSPSKEERDEIRNMRDEELAKKLYKVQQEKKCLIVLDDVWSNETWDILSPALPSNSTKSKIVFTSRNKSISSHVDPKGLLHEPGFLNAEDSWALFLKKSFPSKDDPEFTICDEFERLGREMVAKCSGLPLAIIVLGGLLATKETVNEWEMIHKHITSYLIRGEVLERQSRITEVLDMSYHDLPYQLKPCFLYLSQFPEDFEIPKNKLMQLWMADGFVSSHYEIERDETMEDIAERYLGSLVSRCMVQVAQIGSTGKIKTFRLHDLMRDMCLSKARTEHFLWVIGRPQQNSNGISNVSSSSSSDILFDARKSGGGGVRRLAVFLDQHVDKLIPPNEQVNQHLRSLVYFHDKKCKVESWNRVKAVFENFKLLRVLDLEGVKGPKGQILPKEVGNLFWLKFLSLKRTCIQILPSSVGKLENLQSLNLQTIGKVSWDSTVEVPNVLWKLKRLRHLYLPNWCENVSGIMQLENLINLQTLVNFPASKCDVKDLLKLKNLKKLVLNDPRYFQKFAESFGLCNKKLECLESLSLKTDLLSFPNQIVDVEKIVLGCPSLRKLHVEGRIEKLPEARLFPPQLSKLTLSGCKLVQDPMVTLEKLPNLKYLSGWEMFVGKKMVCSRNGFPKLKILAIRGFSSLEEWVVEDQAMACLYRLSISDCNKLKSVPDGLKFVAGLRELEIRWMPKPFKNRLGVAGDDYHKVQHVPSVVFFN, via the exons ATGATAATGGTTGAGTCAGTTGTGTCCTTTACAATTGAAAGGCTTGCTGACCTCCTAATCGAAGAGGCCAGTTTGTTACACGGCGTAAGCGGCCAAATCAAAAAGCTACAAACTGAACTAAAGAGGATGCAATGCTTCTTAAGAGACGCCGAGAGAAAGCAGAATGAAGGTGGTGAGACTATAAAGAATTGGATATCAGAGATCAGAAAACTAGCTTACGATGCCGAGGATGTGATTGAAACTTATGCCATCAACGTTTCCGTTTCAAGTTTAATGATTTCTTTCTATAAAATAAAACACGCTCACAAAGTCGGGAAAAGGATCATATCTATTAATTCTCAAGTGGCTGACCTTACAAGAAGTTTACAAACATATGGCTTGACCGCAACAACAAGAGATAATGAAGAATCACACTTTGCGTTCGAGACACAGAAGCAGTTGAGATGGTCTTATTCTCATGTGGTTGAGGAGTTCATCGTAGGGTTGGACGGGGACATAAAGCAAGTAGTGCAATGGCTGTTAAATCAAGATCAACATTGTCAAATGGTTTATATTTGCGGAATGGGCGGTCTCGGTAAAACAACACTTGCTAAAAATGTTTATCACTATAGTTCCATTAGGCGACATTTTGAGGGTTTTGCTTGGGCGTACATATCTCAGAAATGCAATAGAAGAGAGGTTTGGGAGGGAATTTTACTTCAGCTTACTACTTCTCCTTCCAAAGAAGAGAGGGATGAGATTCGGAACATGAGAGACGAAGAACTGGCGAAAAAGTTGTACAAAGTTCAGCAAGAGAAAAAGTGTTTGATCGTCTTGGATGACGTATGGAGCAATGAGACTTGGGATATTTTAAGTCCAGCCTTACCGTCGAATAGTACAAAGAGTAAGATAGTTTTTACGTCACGCAATAAATCAATCTCGTCGCATGTAGATCCCAAAGGCCTGCTTCATGAACCTGGGTTCTTAAATGCAGAAGATAGTTGGGCACTGTTTCTGAAGAAAAGTTTTCCATCAAAAGATGATCCAG AATTCACAATCTGCGATGAGTTTGAAAGATTAGGCAGAGAAATGGTTGCAAAATGTTCTGGCCTGCCTTTGGCGATCATTGTACTTGGCGGTCTTTTGGCTACAAAGGAAACAGTCAATGAATGGGAGATGATACATAAACATATAACCTCATACCTAATTCGAGGAGAGGTACTCGAAAGGCAATCAAGAATAACCGAGGTTTTGGACATGAGTTACCACGACTTGCCTTATCAACTCAAACCGTGTTTTCTCTATTTAAGTCAATTTCCAGAAGATTTTGAGATACCAAAAAATAAGTTAATGCAGTTGTGGATGGCAGATGGTTTTGTTTCGTCTCATTACGAGATTGAAAGGGATGAAACAATGGAAGATATCGCCGAGCGTTACCTAGGTAGCTTAGTTAGCCGTTGCATGGTACAAGTTGCTCAGATCGGGTCTACTGGAAAGATTAAAACTTTCCGACTCCATGATTTAATGCGTGATATGTGTCTGTCAAAGGCTAGAACGGAACATTTCCTCTGGGTTATCGGTAGACCGCAACAAAATAGTAACGGCATTAGTAATgtatcatcatcatcgtcatctgATATATTATTCGATGCAAGAAAAAGCGGTGGAGGTGGAGTACGTCGGCTTGCTGTTTTCTTGGATCAACATGTGGATAAACTGATTCCACCGAATGAGCAAGTGAATCAACACCTCAGATCACTTGTATATTTCCATGATAAGAAATGCAAAGTCGAAAGCTGGAATCGAGTTAAAGCTGTATTCGAGAACTTCAAACTACTTCGAGTTCTTGATCTCGAAGGAGTTAAGGGACCGAAGGGACAAATATTGCCGAAAGAAGTGGGAAATCTGTTCTGGTTGAAGTTTTTGAGTCTGAAAAGAACTTGTATACAAATTCTTCCATCTTCAGTAGGCAAATTGGAAAATCTGCAGAGCCTAAATTTGCAAACTATCGGTAAAGTAAGTTGGGATTCAACCGTGGAAGTTCCGAATGTTCTATGGAAGTTGAAACGGTTGAGACATTTATATCTTCCGAATTGGTGTGAAAATGTTTCCGGCATCATGCAGCTTGAAAATCTGATCAACTTACAGACACTGGTAAACTTTCCGGCTAGTAAATGTGACGTAAAAGATTTGCTAAAACTGAAAAACCTCAAGAAACTAGTACTGAATGATCCGAGATATTTTCAGAAGTTCGCTGAAAGTTTCGGTTTATGTAATAAAAAGTTGGAATGCCTGGAATCACTGTCCTTAAAAACCGATTTGCTTTCGTTCCCTAATCAAATAGTAGATGTCGAAAAGATAGTACTAGGTTGTCCTTCACTGCGCAAACTTCATGTTGAAGGGAGAATCGAAAAACTACCAGAAGCTCGATTATTTCCTCCACAACTTTCGAAGCTAACTTTGTCGGGTTGTAAGCTTGTTCAAGATCCAATGGTGACATTAGAGAAGCTTCCTAATTTGAAGTACCTAAGTGGTTGGGAAATGTTTGTTGGAAAGAAAATGGTATGTTCAAGAAACGGTTTTCCGAAACTGAAAATTCTAGCGATACGCGGGTTTTCTAGTTTAGAGGAATGGGTGGTAGAGGATCAAGCCATGGCTTGTCTCTATAGATTGAGTATATCTGATTGCAACAAGTTGAAGAGTGTTCCTGATGGACTAAAATTTGTTGCTGGTTTGAGGGAGTTAGAGATCAGATGGATGCCGAAACCATTCAAGAATAGGCTTGGAGTTGCGGGAGACGATTACCACAAAGTTCAACATGTTCCGTCTGTTGTATTTTTCAACTAG
- the LOC131608937 gene encoding protein NSP-INTERACTING KINASE 1-like, translating to MKMMKPTRVFVDFICFAFFLLWSFSCSHALLSSKGVNFEVQALMDIKETLVDPHGVLDNWDGDAVDPCSWTMVTCSSENLVIGLGTPSQSLSGTLSPSIGNLTNLQIVLLQNNNITGSIPSELGKLPKLQTLDLSNNFFRGEIPSSLGHLKSLQYLRFNNNSLVGECPESLANMTQLSFLDLSYNNLSGPVPRILAKSFSIVGNPLVCATGNEPNCHGITLMPISMNLNNTNQDVLPSSKPKSHKMAIAFGLSLGCLCMIVIGFGLVLWWRHKHNQQPFFDVKDRHHEEVYLGNLKRFPFRELQIATHNFSNKNLVGKGGFGNVYKGILSDGTAVAVKRLKDGNAIGGEIQFQTEVEMISLAVHRNLLRLYGFCMTSSERLLVYPYMCNGSVASRLKGKPVLDWGTRKNIALGAARGLLYLHEQCDPKIIHRDVKAANILLDNYCEAVVGDFGLAKLLDHQDSHVTTAVRGTVGHIAPEYLSTGQSSEKTDVFGFGILLLELITGQRALEFGKAANQKGAMLDWVKKIHQEKKLELLVDKDLKTNYDKIELEETVQVALLCTQYLPSHRPKMSEVVRMLEGDGLAERWEASQRTDTSKWKHHESSLSDRYSDLTDDSVLLVQAMELSGPR from the exons aTGAAAATGATGAAGCCAACAAGAGTTTTTGtagattttatttgttttgcatTTTTCTTGTTGTGGAGTTTTTCATGCTCACATGCTTTGCTTTCTTCTAAAGGTGTGAACTTTGAAG TTCAAGCTTTAATGGATATAAAAGAGACTCTAGTGGATCCACATGGTGTTCTTGATAATTGGGATGGTGATGCAGTTGATCCATGTAGTTGGACTATGGTTACTTGTTCTAGTGAAAATCTTGTCATTGGATT GGGCACTCCGAGTCAGAGTTTATCAGGTACTCTATCTCCAAGCATAGGGAATTTAACCAACCTTCAGATTGT GCTGTTACAGAATAACAACATAACCGGATCAATCCCTTCGGAATTAGGCAAACTTCCTAAGCTGCAGACTCTTGATCTCTCTAATAATTTCTTCCGTGGTGAAATTCCTTCTTCTCTTGGACATTTGAAAAGCCTTCAATACTT GAGGTTTAATAATAACAGTCTTGTTGGTGAATGTCCAGAATCTCTAGCTAACATGACACAACTTTCTTTTCT TGATTTGTCTTACAACAATCTCAGTGGACCTGTACCGAGAATTTTGGCCAAATCATTTAG CATTGTTGGTAATCCTCTTGTTTGTGCTACTGGAAATGAACCAAACTGTCACGGGATTACATTGATGCCAATATCCATGAACCTAAACAATACTAATCAAG ATGTTTTACCATCGAGCAAACCGAAAAGTCATAAAATGGCGATAGCCTTCGGCTTGAGTCTTGGATGTCTTTGCATGATAGTTATCGGTTTTGGACTTGTTCTTTGGTGGAGACACAAGCATAATCAACAACCATTCTTTGATGTCAAAG ACCGACATCATGAAGAAGTTTACCTTGGAAACTTGAAGAGATTTCCATTCAGAGAACTCCAAATTGCTACTCACAACTTCAGCAACAAAAACTTAGTTGGAAAAGGCGGTTTTGGAAATGTCTACAAAGGAATTCTCTCGGACGGAACCGCTGTAGCTGTCAAGAGGCTTAAAGATGGAAATGCAATTGGAGGAGAGATTCAATTTCAGACTGAAGTTGAAATGATCAGTCTTGCAGTACATAGAAATCTGCTTCGACTTTATGGATTTTGCATGACATCGTCCGAAAGGCTTTTAGTTTATCCTTACATGTGCAATGGAAGTGTTGCGTCTCGTTTGAAGG GTAAACCCGTCTTGGATTGGGGAACAAGGAAGAACATTGCTTTAGGAGCAGCAAGGGGACTACTATACCTTCATGAACAATGTGATCCAAAGATAATTCACAGGGATGTGAAAGCTGCAAACATATTACTCGATAACTATTGTGAAGCTGTAGTTGGCGATTTCGGTTTGGCAAAGCTTTTGGATCATCAAGATTCACATGTCACAACAGCAGTGAGAGGAACTGTAGGACATATTGCGCCGGAATATCTTTCGACAGGACAATCCTCTGAGAAAACTGATGTGTTTGGATTTGGCATTCTTCTCCTTGAGTTAATTACAGGTCAGAGAGCCTTAGAATTTGGAAAAGCAGCTAATCAAAAAGGAGCCATGCTTGATTGG GTGAAGAAAATCCACCAAGAGAAGAAACTCGAACTCCTCGTAGACAAAGATCTAAAAACCAACTACGACAAAATCGAGCTCGAAGAAACGGTTCAAGTAGCACTCTTATGCACTCAATATCTCCCAAGCCATAGACCCAAAATGTCAGAAGTTGTAAGAATGCTTGAAGGTGATGGACTAGCTGAGAGATGGGAAGCATCACAAAGAACAGACACTTCCAAATGGAAACATCATGAATCATCTTTGTCAGATAGATATTCTGATCTCACTGATGATTCTGTGTTATTAGTCCAAGCTATGGAGCTTTCAGGACCAAGGTGA